A window of the Tenebrio molitor chromosome 1, icTenMoli1.1, whole genome shotgun sequence genome harbors these coding sequences:
- the LOC138132830 gene encoding adhesion G protein-coupled receptor B2-like isoform X2: MVLFSLYLIVSATLLVQSFHSAGRSNFLSNANPLRGYQRIAFPQSKDSVRQFEVAAPPLKEQKRESSRVKTQHAKHSPLPLEAPKHKTCAGAMGAKPEWAKWTEWSPCSVSCGKGREIRWRHCVRSCDGMETEMEEKTCQLPACGGKLFGLIKL; the protein is encoded by the exons ATGGTATTGTTCTCTTTATACTTAATTGTGTCAGCCACGTTGTTAGTACAAAGTTTTCATAGTGCCGGAAGATCTAACTTTCTCAGTAACGCAAATCCTCTCCGGGGATATCAACGAATCGCCTTCCCGCAATCAAAAGATAGTGTAAGACAATTT GAGGTGGCCGCGCCGCCGCTCAAGGAGCAGAAGAGGGAGTCGTCCAGAGTGAAAACGCAGCACGCCAAGCACTCACCTCTGCCTTTGGAGGCGCCCAAGCACAAGACTTGCGCGGGAGCGATGGGGGCGAAGCCGGAGTGGGCCAAGTGGACCGAGTGGTCCCCGTGTAGCGTGTCGTGCGGCAAGGGCAGGGAGATCCGGTGGAGACACTGCGTGCGGAGCTGCGACGGGATGGAGACCGAGATGGAGGAGAAGACGTGTCAGCTACCCGCGTGCGGGGGCAAGCTCTTCGGACTGATCAAACTGTAA
- the LOC138132830 gene encoding adhesion G protein-coupled receptor B2-like isoform X1 has translation MVLFSLYLIVSATLLVQSFHSAGRSNFLSNANPLRGYQRIAFPQSKDSNSHDFRLKPSPLSAKEIRHVLNKLLQEVAAPPLKEQKRESSRVKTQHAKHSPLPLEAPKHKTCAGAMGAKPEWAKWTEWSPCSVSCGKGREIRWRHCVRSCDGMETEMEEKTCQLPACGGKLFGLIKL, from the exons ATGGTATTGTTCTCTTTATACTTAATTGTGTCAGCCACGTTGTTAGTACAAAGTTTTCATAGTGCCGGAAGATCTAACTTTCTCAGTAACGCAAATCCTCTCCGGGGATATCAACGAATCGCCTTCCCGCAATCAAAAGATAGT AACTCGCACGACTTTCGACTAAAACCGAGTCCGTTAAGCGCGAAAGAGATCAGACACGtactaaataaattacttcAGGAGGTGGCCGCGCCGCCGCTCAAGGAGCAGAAGAGGGAGTCGTCCAGAGTGAAAACGCAGCACGCCAAGCACTCACCTCTGCCTTTGGAGGCGCCCAAGCACAAGACTTGCGCGGGAGCGATGGGGGCGAAGCCGGAGTGGGCCAAGTGGACCGAGTGGTCCCCGTGTAGCGTGTCGTGCGGCAAGGGCAGGGAGATCCGGTGGAGACACTGCGTGCGGAGCTGCGACGGGATGGAGACCGAGATGGAGGAGAAGACGTGTCAGCTACCCGCGTGCGGGGGCAAGCTCTTCGGACTGATCAAACTGTAA
- the LOC138132830 gene encoding adhesion G protein-coupled receptor B2-like isoform X3: MVLFSLYLIVSATLLVQSFHSAGRSNFLSNANPLRGYQRIAFPQSKDSEVAAPPLKEQKRESSRVKTQHAKHSPLPLEAPKHKTCAGAMGAKPEWAKWTEWSPCSVSCGKGREIRWRHCVRSCDGMETEMEEKTCQLPACGGKLFGLIKL, from the exons ATGGTATTGTTCTCTTTATACTTAATTGTGTCAGCCACGTTGTTAGTACAAAGTTTTCATAGTGCCGGAAGATCTAACTTTCTCAGTAACGCAAATCCTCTCCGGGGATATCAACGAATCGCCTTCCCGCAATCAAAAGATAGT GAGGTGGCCGCGCCGCCGCTCAAGGAGCAGAAGAGGGAGTCGTCCAGAGTGAAAACGCAGCACGCCAAGCACTCACCTCTGCCTTTGGAGGCGCCCAAGCACAAGACTTGCGCGGGAGCGATGGGGGCGAAGCCGGAGTGGGCCAAGTGGACCGAGTGGTCCCCGTGTAGCGTGTCGTGCGGCAAGGGCAGGGAGATCCGGTGGAGACACTGCGTGCGGAGCTGCGACGGGATGGAGACCGAGATGGAGGAGAAGACGTGTCAGCTACCCGCGTGCGGGGGCAAGCTCTTCGGACTGATCAAACTGTAA
- the LOC138132805 gene encoding uncharacterized Golgi apparatus membrane protein-like protein CG5021 isoform X2, with product MSSATMPLLEDDTVAFGDEELDAGAGKGSLTHPYVTFFHLAFRGASVVVYMLCGWFSDSFITSFVTVVLLLSMDFWTVKNITGRLMVGLRWWNYVDDDGKSHWVFESRKNRINETEARIFWTALILTPLLWAVFFFLALFGLRLRWMLLVIIALMLNGANLYGYFKCKVGSKESISSVTADFFRKQVLQNAVSLVTRETTPQANPMSQPVNTV from the exons ATGTCGTCAGCGACG ATGCCCCTCCTCGAGGACGACACTGTGGCGTTCGGCGACGAGGAGCTGGACGCGGGCGCCGGCAAGGGTTCCCTCAC ACACCCGTACGTTACATTTTTCCACTTGGCCTTCCGAGGCGCGTCCGTGGTGGTGTACATGTTGTGTGGCTGGTTCAGTGACAGTTTTATCACGAGTTTCGTGACGGTCGTTCTGTTGTTGTCGATGGATTTCTGGACGGTTAAAAACATAACGGGACGGTTGATGGTCGGTCTGAGATGGTGGAATTACGTGGACGACGACGGCAAGTCGCACTGGGTCTTTGAATCGCGAAAG AACCGAATAAATGAGACAGAGGCGAGAATTTTCTGGACGGCTCTCATACTGACCCCCTTGCTGTGGGCAGTCTTCTTTTTCTTGGCCCTGTTCGGGTTGAGATTGAGATGGATG TTGCTTGTCATAATAGCGCTCATGCTTAATGGGGCCAATCTGTACGGGTATTTCAAGTGTAAAGTGGGTTCCAAAGAGAGTATCTCTTCCGTCACCGCAGATTTCTTCAGAAAGCAGGTCTTGCAAAATGCCGTTTCGCTCGTTACTCGTGAAACCACCCCCCAAGCGAATCCCATGAGCCAACCTGTTAACACCGTTTAA
- the LOC138132805 gene encoding uncharacterized Golgi apparatus membrane protein-like protein CG5021 isoform X1, with the protein MSSATMPLLEDDTVAFGDEELDAGAGKGSLTHPYVTFFHLAFRGASVVVYMLCGWFSDSFITSFVTVVLLLSMDFWTVKNITGRLMVGLRWWNYVDDDGKSHWVFESRKGQFQNRINETEARIFWTALILTPLLWAVFFFLALFGLRLRWMLLVIIALMLNGANLYGYFKCKVGSKESISSVTADFFRKQVLQNAVSLVTRETTPQANPMSQPVNTV; encoded by the exons ATGTCGTCAGCGACG ATGCCCCTCCTCGAGGACGACACTGTGGCGTTCGGCGACGAGGAGCTGGACGCGGGCGCCGGCAAGGGTTCCCTCAC ACACCCGTACGTTACATTTTTCCACTTGGCCTTCCGAGGCGCGTCCGTGGTGGTGTACATGTTGTGTGGCTGGTTCAGTGACAGTTTTATCACGAGTTTCGTGACGGTCGTTCTGTTGTTGTCGATGGATTTCTGGACGGTTAAAAACATAACGGGACGGTTGATGGTCGGTCTGAGATGGTGGAATTACGTGGACGACGACGGCAAGTCGCACTGGGTCTTTGAATCGCGAAAG ggtcAATTCCAGAACCGAATAAATGAGACAGAGGCGAGAATTTTCTGGACGGCTCTCATACTGACCCCCTTGCTGTGGGCAGTCTTCTTTTTCTTGGCCCTGTTCGGGTTGAGATTGAGATGGATG TTGCTTGTCATAATAGCGCTCATGCTTAATGGGGCCAATCTGTACGGGTATTTCAAGTGTAAAGTGGGTTCCAAAGAGAGTATCTCTTCCGTCACCGCAGATTTCTTCAGAAAGCAGGTCTTGCAAAATGCCGTTTCGCTCGTTACTCGTGAAACCACCCCCCAAGCGAATCCCATGAGCCAACCTGTTAACACCGTTTAA
- the Tmf gene encoding TATA element modulatory factor, whose translation MSWFDASGFASIAKSALREAQRTIDKALDIKDDEINPVPANTPIDTNSDDFFGTWGLTQSGQIKDAKKDADAAKLPPKLQSSLWGSFTGSFFDANKDDPKTPSIDSLDDSIDTGSEHFSRSKLVVQQSDDGDSHYSRLSSTETDEETIVNESEENAPERMVEIQLDSPENPSADQCVVKRRDKPSSSFTNRLSVISSESGKNSSESVELITCSTECTTSPESELLSGEHSISTSSSARAKQTSESVEVLADSLTSPSSVEIINSDSVDCKNLDEFASPLESPLADEEASPCVEKTSPDSVEVIPEDQEESVAEDTMSYTSISESTSATVLDQAFIHLKPQKMLKDTYNTNMTESDISLSPEKNHSFADAITRAPSRGGMHLPLTQVNQVLIDTQPQSSRQDLSTLLKNTNIIDIPQEDNVEAQIESCDEGSQSDRTVIAKDGGMDSSSDTSITETGMNSVYLKSLIADAMTEKSPEQADQTTKASHFMDLSQSMIDSNQGNVVLENISISQLDMPPRENSPVSSESRSDLVKIGSDHTSGHTSGDELETTTSSDIEIISSPNGDSSSTQSRQSPAKQTCVKNKSEGTKVDLLCKMTMKKAKGHTRELSETSSVSDDSHSSEVDRLIKRISEMTEILESRESKLIDMNRRNAELQELNTDLKHQLDTMLTKQLESADLSQVTEEYTQRLSALEKKFQQAIREKDTLRKQLEQSKLEAATRLSKTDLESLINEKDEVIKELREEGEKLSKQQLQHSNIIKKLRAKEKENESTMKHLKETIEDLSSETDRLKRSLTAKEEVERSQIEAVHQLTAKNKKLESEVAKLQGQLDDLTQKYDTAKKSLDAAKKELVDKNKASSELVAREHKLESLENEKRQAESQNAAIIDELDELRTSLRQLDLDYAKKEQVLRNENNELLRRLEDAEARNEELSQSVLEVSKPLVRQLESLQATHTIKVTNFEKIEQELTLKINELQSRLQTSLNTERVVKDESITLRSKLSEVESEISSLKHQNEMVRMELEQRKTEKQMAEQDLRREVDELKEKLKREKRKADELSREASSLQDQLAVEKSANESERKKSTSTQDHPHLGRNSPQTGSNSPTLSLGKMSVAESLGSSFWSQDEPFEMGQAPRYTNMFEMQMLQTNLKQRDGEVQQLQWELNRREQERSLLNLEISSLLTRVDELESKCKDCDVLKEQQTELQQQYDTLCQLFGEKVEENEELKLDLQDVKEMYKSQIDELLKKQNQIS comes from the exons ATGAGCTGGTTTGATGCGTCAGGTTTCGCCAGCATAGCAAAATCCGCCCTCCGGGAGGCCCAACGGACGATAGACAAAGCCCTGGACATAAAAGACGACGAGATCAATCCAGTTCCTGCAAACACGCCCATCGACACCAACTCTGATGATTTCTTTGGCACCTGGGGCCTGACCCAGTCGGGCCAGATCAAAGATGCGAAAAAGGACGCCGACGCCGCGAAACTGCCCCCCAAACTGCAGTCGAGCCTGTGGGGCTCGTTCACCGGCTCGTTTTTCGACGCGAACAAAGACGACCCCAAGACGCCCTCGATAGACAGCCTGGACGACTCGATCGACACCGGAAGCGAGCACTTCAGCCGCAGCAAGCTCGTCGTGCAGCAGAGCGACGACGGCGACAGCCACTATTCGCGCCTCTCGTCCACGGAGACCGACGAAGAGACGATCGTCAACGAGTCGGAGGAGAACGCGCCAGAGAGGATGGTCGAGATACAACTAG ATTCCCCAGAAAACCCAAGTGCCGACCAATGCGTGGTGAAGCGCCGCGACAAGCCTTCCAGCTCTTTCACCAATCGCCTCTCGGTCATCAGCAGCGAAAGCGGCAAGAACAGCTCGGAGAGCGTCGAGTTGATCACCTGCAGCACCGAGTGCACCACCAGTCCCGAGTCGGAGCTGCTCTCGGGGGAGCACAGCATATCGACGTCGAGTTCTGCGAGGGCCAAGCAGACCTCCGAGTCCGTCGAAGTATTAGCCGACAGTCTGACTAGTCCCAGTTCGGTCGAGATAATTAATTCGGACAGCGTAGATTGTAAGAATCTGGACGAGTTTGCGTCGCCGCTGGAATCTCCTCTTGCCGACGAAGAGGcgag TCCGTGCGTCGAGAAAACCTCTCCGGACAGCGTGGAAGTGATCCCCGAGGACCAAGAAGAGAGCGTAGCGGAGGACACAATGTCGTACACATCGATTTCAGAAAGCACCTCAGCCACGGTCCTAGACCAAGCCTTCATCCACCTCAAGCCCCAAAAGATGCTTAAAGACACCTACAACACCAACATGACGGAGAGCGACATCTCTCTGAGTCCCGAGAAGAACCACAGCTTCGCCGACGCCATCACCAGAGCACCGAGCCGAGGCGGCATGCATTTACCCTTGACCCAAGTGAACCAAGTGTTGATCGACACTCAACCCCAAAGCAGCAGACAAGATCTGTCGACCCTCCTCAAGAACACGAACATTATAGACATTCCTCAAGAAGACAAcgtggaagcgcaaatcgagTCGTGCGACGAGGGGTCGCAGTCCGACAGGACCGTCATAGCCAAAGATGGCGGCATGGACAGCAGCAGCGACACCAGCATAACCGAGACCGGGATGAATTCGGTTTATCTGAAGAGTCTGATCGCGGACGCTATGACCGAGAAGAGTCCGGAGCAGGCGGACCAGACAACGAAAGCCAGTCATTTTATGGACTTGTCGCAGAGCATGATCGATTCGAATCAAGGGAATGTCGTCCTGGAGAACATCTCTATAAGTCAGTTGGACATGCCACCTCGGGAGAACTCGCCGGTGAGTTCGGAGAGTCGATCGGATTTGGTCAAGATCGGGTCGGACCACACCTCCGGGCACACCTCGGGTGACGAGTTGGAGACGACGACGTCGTCGGATATCGAGATAATCTCGAGCCCCAACGGCGACTCCAGCAGTACTCAGAGCAGGCAAAGTCCCGCCAAGCAGACTTGCGTCAAAAACAAGTCGGAGGGCACCAAGGTCGACCTGCTGTGCAAGATGACGATGAAGAAGGCGAAGGGCCACACCAGGGAGCTCTCGGAGACCTCCAGCGTGAGCGACGACTCCCACTCGTCCGAAGTCGACCGCCTGATCAAGCGAATCTCCGAGATGACCGAGATCCTGGAGTCGAGAGAGTCGAAGCTGATCGACATGAACCGGAGGAACGCCGAACTGCAGGAGTTGAACACCGACCTGAAGCACCAGCTGGACACGATGCTGACCAAACAGCTGGAGTCGGCGGATTTGTCGCAAGTCACCGAAGAGTACACCCAACGGCTGTCCGCCCTGGAGAAGAAATTCCAGCAGGCGATCCGCGAGAAGGACACCCTGAGGAAGCAGCTGGAGCAGAGCAAGCTGGAGGCGGCGACGCGGCTCAGCAAGACCGACCTCGAATCGCTCATCAACGAGAAGGACGAGGTCATAAAGGAGCTCCGCGAAGAAGGCGAGAAATTGTCGAAGCAGCAACTGCAACACTCGAACATCATCAAGAAGCTGAGGGCCAAGGAGAAGGAGAACGAGTCGACGATGAAGCACTTGAA GGAGACCATCGAGGACTTGTCGTCCGAAACCGACCGGCTCAAGCGCTCGTTGACCGCCAAGGAGGAAGTGGAGAGGTCGCAGATCGAAGCGGTCCACCAGTTGACCGCCAAGAACAAGAAGCTCGAAAGCGAAGTGGCCAAACTGCAAGGACAGCTCGACGACCTGACACAGAAGTACGACACCGCCAAGAAGTCGCTGGATGCCGCCAAGAAGGAACTGGTGGACAAGAACAAGGCCAGCTCGGAGTTGGTCGCGCGGGAGCACAAGTTGGAGAGTTTGGAGAACGAGAAGAGGCAAGCGGAGTCGCAGAATGCAGcg ATAATCGATGAGTTGGACGAACTGCGTACGTCCTTGAGACAACTGGACCTGGATTACGCGAAGAAGGAACAAGTATTACGCAACGAAAACAACGAACTTTTAAGACGACTCGAGGATGCAGAAGCAAGAAACGAAGAACTGTCGCAGTCGGTTCTCGAAGTTAGTAAACCTCTGGTCAGGCAACTGGAGTCGTTGCAAGCCACACACACCATCAAGGTcacgaattttgaaaaaatcgaaCAGGAATTGACGCTTAAAATAA ATGAACTGCAGAGCAGGCTACAGACTTCTCTCAACACGGAGAGAGTGGTCAAGGACGAATCGATCACGTTGAGGTCCAAACTGTCCGAGGTTGAGTCGGAAATAAGCTCGTTGAAACACCAGAACGAAATGGTGAGGATGGAGTTGGAGCAGCGCAAGACCGAAAAGCAGATGGCAGAGCAAGATTTGCGAAG GGAAGTTGATGAACTGAAGGAGAAATTGAAGAGAGAGAAACGAAAAGCGGACGAGTTGTCGCGAGAGGCTTCAAGTCTGCAAGACCAGCTAGCGGTGGAGAAATCGGCGAACGAGTCCGAGCGCAAGAAGAGCACCTCCACGCAAGACCATCCGCATTTGGGAAGGAATTCTCCGCAAACCGGCAGCAATTCGCCGACTTTGAGTCTCGGGAAAATGTCGGTGGCCGAATCTCTGGGGAGCTCGTTCTGGTCCCAG GACGAGCCCTTCGAAATGGGGCAAGCGCCGAGGTACACCAACATGTTCGAAATGCAGATGCTCCAAACCAACCTGAAGCAGCGAGACGGCGAAGTGCAACAGTTGCAGTGGGAGCTGAACAGGCGGGAGCAAGAGCGGTCGCTCTTGAATTTAGAAATTTCTTCCTTGTTGACCAGGGTGGACGAACTCGAAAGCAAATGCAAGGACTGTGACGTTCTCAAAGAACAACAGACAGAACTGCAACAGCAGTACGATACTCTCTGTCAGTTGTTCGGCGAGAAAGTCGAAGAGAACGAAGAACTGAAGCTGGACTTGCAAGACGTCAAGGAAATGTACAAAAGTCAAAtcgatgaattgttgaaaaagcaaaatcaaatttcataA